GAACATTATCGATGCACTGAAAGGCACTACGAAGAAGACCTGCAAAAACACTTTCCTCGCTGGTGCCGACGTTCGTATGGCCGACGGAACCACCAAGGACATCGAAGACGTCTAACCTGGCGACAAGGTCCAGGCGACCGACCCTGTAACAGGTCAAAATGGCCCCCGCGAAGTCACCCGACTCATCGTCACGCGGAACGAAAAGCACTTCAACGAACTGTTCATCGTCACCGACGGCGGCATCGAACAGCTCACAGCGACCCGCGGGCACCCCTTCTGGTCCCCGTCCGGGAAGAACTGGATCGAAGCCGGTAATCTCACATCCGGCATGACCCTGCTCGCCGGCAGCGGCGACACGGTTACCATTTCCGGGGACTGGGCGTACAGCGAGCTGGCCACCACCCACAACATCACCGTCAACTGTTTGCACGCGTACTATGTGCTGGCGGGCGAGACTCCAGTCCTGGTTCACAACAGCAACTGTGGTCCTGAGTTGTCCATCAGTGAGGGGCAGTTCGGGAAGAAGTGGGAAAGCAATCTCAGGACCACGGCCTCAACCCTGGCGATGCCGCCGAGGTTCGCGGGTGGCATGACGAAGTACGGCAGGGTCCGTGGAATCCGGCGAATGGCGGTGGAAGTGATTACTTCTTCTACCGCAGAGGGAACGGTTCCCTAGTGACGAAGGGTGATGGACAGTTCGTCACTATGTTCCCCATGGATAAACCGAATGGCTGGTTTCAACAGGCCACACCCTATTCGTGCGGATGTAAGAAATGACCGAGCGAAAAGCGTCGAACCTGCACCCCGGGCAGCGTGTGCGAGCTGCGTTTGGCGTCAAGTACCTCGCGGATGACGCCCAAAACGCCGCATCGGTCGAAGCCATGGAGTTCCTGCTGGATACGGGGCCTTCCATTCTCCTGTCGTGCGGCACAGGCTGGACTCTGAAGGTCTTTGAGGGCTCTGAAGGTCACTGGCCAGTGTTGCCCGCTTGGTGCTGGCCTGTCGAGTCATGGGCTTTCGAGGAGATAGGTGGGATGAGGACGGCCCAGCTCCTGGGCGCGTGGATAGCCTTCGAGGACGAGGCCGGGCAGGACCTGAATCCCGGCAAGGGCCGGACCTGGTCGCGGCGTGGCAGGACGCCGCTGGTCAAGGTGACGGGCAAGGGTTCGGGCCGGGTCCTGATGGCCGGGATGATCTGCGTCAGACCGGGCCGCGAGACCTGTCTGATCTACCGGACGCAGACGTACCGCGGCCGGACCGGCGAGAAGAAGGGCTTCCGGACCCGCGAGTTCGCAGACCTGCTCACCTCCGCCCGTCGGCAGCTCAGCGATGCTCCGCTGATCGTGGTGTGGGACAACGCCAGCACCCATCACGCCAAGTCCCTGCGGGAGTTCTGCGAACGCAACAGCCACTGGCTGACCATCGTCAAGCTCCCACCCTACGCACCCGACCTCAACCCCGTCGAAGGCGTATGTGCCCACCTGAAGAAGTCCCTGGCCAACCTCGCACCCCACACGGTCGAAGACCTCACCCCACTCGTGAAGAACCGACTACGCGACATCCAACGCCGACCCAAGATCCTCGACGGCTTCATCGCCGAGACCGGACTGGGAGTGCAGCCTCCGTAGCCCTGTCAGCCCACCCTTTCAACCTCAGCGGCAACTCGTACGAGATCCATGGCGATATCGCACACCCTCCGACCGCCGAGAGGGAAGGAGTGGGTGCAGCGGCGACACTCTGTCGAATCAGTAAACCGCTCCGGAGACGAAGTTCACGGTGACCTCCACCGGCTGGCCGGCTTTGATCGCGGCGGCCAACGGCGGCTGATCGTTTCAGTGGAAGCAACCAATTTTGTCACACGAATTCGCCCGTACGAGTGTCGTTTCCGTTGGTTCACCAGCACTTGCATGCCGAAGTCAGATACGGAGCAACATCCGTGCATGGAGAGTTCTGGATACGACGGAACGCCGTCGGCAGAGTCGATTTTGTCTGGCACTGAGGTCGTCTTCACGGCGGACTTCGCATCTACCCGTCAATGGGTGGCCGGGCGTTCGTGGGCATATCCGAACGGCGGACCGGTCAACCCCGGTGACAACAAGCTGGATCACCTGACGGCGGACCCCGCCTACAGCCGTTCGGGCATCTTCCGTGCCACCCGCCGCAAGGACGGCCGGTGGGACACGGGCCTACTGACCACGGAGGGGAGCGAGGAGGACTTCACCGTCCGCGCGGGGGATGTGCTAGAGGCACGGGTCAGGTTGCCGTACGAGGTCGGGGCATGGCCGGCTATCTGGACCTGGCGGGACGGCGACCAGGAGATCGACGTCTTCGAGTACCACCCCGACAACGCAGACCTCCTGGAGCTGACCAACCACGTTCGCGGCGGCAACTTCTACTACCGAGACTCCGCCATCGGCCCGGGCAGGTGGGTCGATCTTCGCGTCGAGTTCGGGCCGAGGTCCGTGATCTGGTGGGTGAACGGCAGCCGGGTGTTCGCCGACCGTCGAGGTGTGGGACGTTCCTGGCACGCCTACCTCATCGTCAATCTGTCTGTGTGCGCAGGCCGGTACCACCCCCCACCGGCTCCCCACATCAAGGAGATGTCGTACAAGGTCGAGCACCTCGCGGTGCGGCGGCCAGTAGGGGACGGTAAAACGTTCGGCTCTGGCCCGTAGTCGGTGGTGACGCCGAGTAGCCACTCTCGGTCATGATCTTGTGATGGATGTCAATCCCCTTGTCGGGACGGTGTTTTCCGGGTTGTCGGCGCTGGCCGTCGAGGACGTGGTGGACGGCCGAACCGCCTGCGAAGGCCGGTGGTCTGTTCGGTCGGCTGGCGCATCTGCTGGACGCGGTGGAGGACCTGGAGGCGGACGAGGCGTTCGGCGCGTTGAACCCGATCGCCGTGACCGGTGTGGACCGCGCCGAAGTGCGCCGACTCTGCGACGCTGCCGTCCATGGCGTGCAACTCACCCTGGCCGAAGTTGAGATTGTCCACCGGCACTCGCTACGGCCTGTACATCGATCCCAAGAGCGGCAACCAGGGCAGCACTCGCCAGGCATGGAACGATCGAGGGTTCGGACCTGCACGGGCCTTGACCCGGAATCTTGGACACGGGTTATGCGGCTGGGGCCAGGGTAGTTGCTGTTGAGTCGAGTGCTGTCTCGTAAGCGATGGGGCTACGTTGTCCGAGGCGGGAGTGACGGCGTCGGGTGTTGTAGCGGTTGAGCCAGCCGAACGCGTCGAGGCGGGCCTCGCGTTCGTTGGACCAGTGCTTGCGGCCCTGGAGCGTGTCGCGTTTGAACGTCGCATTGAAGGACTCGGCGAGTGCGTTGTCCGCGCTGGAGCCGATCGCGCTGATGGACTGGCGGACGCCGGCCTGGCGGCAGGCGTCGGCGAAGGCCCGGCTGGTGTACTGGGCTCCGTGGTCGGTGTGCAGGATCGCCCCGGCGAGGCTGCCGCGGGTCCGTTCGGCGGCGGCCAGGGCGTCGGTGACCAGGTCGGTGCGCATGTGGTCCGCGATCGCCCAGCCGGCCAGGCGGCGTGAGGCGAGGTCGATGACGGTGGCCAAATACAGGAACTTTTCGCCCTCCAGCGGGAGATAGGTGATGTCGCCGACGTACTTCGTGTTCGGCTCACTCGCAGTGGAGTCGCGGCCGATCAGGTCCGGGGCCTTTGCTGCGGCCGGGTCCGCGGTCGTGGTGCGGTGCCTGCGCCGCAGCCGCACTCCGGCCAGGCCGATGCTGCGCATCACCCGCGCGATGCGCTTGTGGTTGATTCGCTCGCCGTCGTGGCGGAGTTCAGCGGTGATCCTGGGGACGCCGTAGGTGCCGCCCGATTCATGGTGCACGGCCCGTATCCGGGTGGCGAGGCGGCCGTCGGCGGCCTGGCGGACGGCCCGGTTCTCAGCGGTCCGGCGCCAGTAGTAGAAGCTGGAGCGGGCGATGCCCAGGATGGTGCACAGCCGCTTCACGCCGTAACGGCGCTGGTGGTCGGCAATGAACTGGAAGCGGTTCACCAGCGCGTCTCCCCGGCGAAATACTTGGCCGCCTTGCGCAGGATCTCGCGTTCCTCCTCCAGCTCACGGACCTTCTGGCGCAGCGCGGCATTCTCCGCCTCCAACGGCGTCGGCGGCTCCGCCGGCACCTCCGCCCGGCGTCCCCGCGGCCGGCTCGCGCCAGCCGCCCGGACCCAGTTCCGCAAGGTTTCGGGGTTGATTCCCAGATCAGCGGCGACCTGCCGGATCGTCGCCTCGGGCCGCGACTGGTACAGCGCGACCGCGTCCGCCTTGAACTGCGGCGGATAGTTCTTCATGACTACGAGATGTCCGTTCTCAGATCCTCAGGATCCAGTGTCTCGTGTGTCCAAGATCAAGGGGAAGCTTCAGGTGCACGACGGTCTCCTGGCCAAGACCTTGCCCTCACCGTTCGCAAGCGAGAGCGCCCGCGGCTCGTCGGCGCTCGTGTCGCCGCGACGCGGCTTCCGCCGGCCCCGGCCGCCGTCAGTGTCGAACGCAAGGTCCCGACCGACGGCGTCGTGATGGTGGCCCGCCAACGCCTTCGCGTCGGACGCACCTACGCGGGCCAGATTGTCACCATCTACGTCGAGGACACCCACTTCCGCGTCACCTACGAAGGCGCCGAAATCTCCCTGCACGCTCGCAAAGACCAGCACCCAGTGACCCGTTGGAAAGCCAAGATCCACGCGCCGAAACTC
The DNA window shown above is from Streptomyces akebiae and carries:
- a CDS encoding IS3 family transposase (programmed frameshift); translated protein: MKNYPPQFKADAVALYQSRPEATIRQVAADLGINPETLRNWVRAAGASRPRGRRAEVPAEPPTPLEAENAALRQKVRELEEEREILRKAAKYFAGGDALVNRFQFIADHQRRYGVKRLCTILGIARSSFYYWRRTAENRAVRQAADGRLATRIRAVHHESGGTYGVPRITAELRHDGERINHKRIARVMRSIGLAGVRLRRRHRTTTADPAAAKAPDLIGRDSTASEPNTKYVGDITYLPLEGEKFLYLATVIDLASRRLAGWAIADHMRTDLVTDALAAAERTRGSLAGAILHTDHGAQYTSRAFADACRQAGVRQSISAIGSSADNALAESFNATFKRDTLQGRKHWSNEREARLDAFGWLNRYNTRRRHSRLGQRSPIAYETALDSTATTLAPAA
- a CDS encoding LamG domain-containing protein, with product MESSGYDGTPSAESILSGTEVVFTADFASTRQWVAGRSWAYPNGGPVNPGDNKLDHLTADPAYSRSGIFRATRRKDGRWDTGLLTTEGSEEDFTVRAGDVLEARVRLPYEVGAWPAIWTWRDGDQEIDVFEYHPDNADLLELTNHVRGGNFYYRDSAIGPGRWVDLRVEFGPRSVIWWVNGSRVFADRRGVGRSWHAYLIVNLSVCAGRYHPPPAPHIKEMSYKVEHLAVRRPVGDGKTFGSGP
- a CDS encoding transposase, with translation MRTAQLLGAWIAFEDEAGQDLNPGKGRTWSRRGRTPLVKVTGKGSGRVLMAGMICVRPGRETCLIYRTQTYRGRTGEKKGFRTREFADLLTSARRQLSDAPLIVVWDNASTHHAKSLREFCERNSHWLTIVKLPPYAPDLNPVEGVCAHLKKSLANLAPHTVEDLTPLVKNRLRDIQRRPKILDGFIAETGLGVQPP